The Chloroflexota bacterium genome contains the following window.
GTAGGTCGGGGTTTACAATCTCAAAGTCGGCCGGAGCGACGATGTCGCCGGCATAGACCTCGCCGGGGCCTCGGGCCTCGAGACGCAAGCGGCCGGGACGCTCCGTGTGGGCGCGCAGCCGGATGGTCTTCACCCGCTGAATGACCTCCATCACCTCCTCCTTCATGTGGGGAAGGGTGGAGTATTCGTGCAGCACGCCATCAATGCGGACCCACGTGACAGCGGCACCCGGAATGGAGCTCAACAACACGCGGCGCAGGGGGTTGCCCAGCGTCGTGGCGAAGCCGCGCTCCAGTGGCTCCAGCGTAAACTTGCCGTAGGTCTCGTCCAGTTCAATGGTCTTGACCTCTGGTTTGGGAACTGCCGGCCCAGGTTGTATGTCCTGGGCTGGCCCAATCATGACGAATGACTCCAATGTAACTGCTCCTCATTCGATACGGGTCCCGAAACTGACGGATGCTAGCGGGAGTAGAACTCCACGATAAGCCGCGTGTCCACTGCCGTGTCGACATCTCCCTCTTCCGGCAGGTCGGTAACGCGCCCTTTCATGTTGTCGGCATCAAGATCCAGCCAGCGGGGGATCGTCCGCTTGGGGATGCCTTCCTTGATTGTCAGGGCAAACTCTCGCTGCACGCTGGAGTCCTTCCAGCCGATTTCATCGCCTGCCTTCACCACGAAGGAGGGGATGTCCACCTTGCGGCCATTCACCGTGTAGTGGCCATGCAGAACCATCTGTCTGGCCTGTGCGCGGGAATCTGAGAAGTTCAACCTGTATATCACGTTGTCCAGCCGACGTTCCAAGAGCTGCAGCAGGTACTGGCCCGTAATCCCGGGGCGCTTTTGCGCCTGCACCACATTGCGCAGGAACTGATGCTCCCGAAGGCCGTAGGTGTAACGCAGCTTCTGCTTCTCGCGCAGCCGCACGGCGTAGTCCGAAGGCCGGCGTCGGGAGGGACGCGACGCCCCGGGAGTGTTACGGCGCTTCTCAATAGCGCATCTGGGGGTGTAACACCGTTCCCCCTTCAGGTAGAGTTTCTCGCCCACTTGCCGACATTGTCGGCACACGGGGCCGGTATATCGTCCCATATGCTCTCCTACACCCGGCGCTTCTTCGGCGGACGGCACCCGTTGTGTGGAGTGGGCGTCACGTCTCGAATGCCAGAAATCATCAGTCCAGCTCCCTGCAGGGAACGAATAGCGGCCTCACGGCCGGGGCCGGGACCCTTGAGGTAGACCTCCACTCGACGGAGCCCGTGCTCCATGCTCTTGCGTGCAGCGATCTCGGCGGCGCGGCCCGCGGCAAAGGCTGTGCCCTTGCGTGAACCTTTGTAGCCGGCGGTGCCGGCCGTACCCCACGCCAGCACACCACCCTGCGTGTCCGTCAGGGTCACGAGCGTGTTGTTGAATGTTGCCTTGATGTATGCCCGTCCGACGGGTACAGATTTTCGTTCCCTGCGGCGGACTCCCCTCCTGGCCATGGGCCTCCTTTGTCCATCGGCGCCCCGAACATCGCGGGCGCTTCTGCGTTACTATTTCTTGGCACTCGCGCGGCGGCGTCCGGCCACCGTCTTCTTGGGGCCCTTACGCGTCCGGGCGTTGGTGCGCGACCGCTGGCCATTCACAGGCAGGCCTCGCACATGGCGAATACCCTGGAAGCTCCGGATCTCAATCTTCCGGCGGATGTTCATCTGTACCTCGCGCCGCAGGTCACCCTCGACCTTGTATTGGCGGTCGACCACCTCGCGGATGCGGGAGAGTTGGTCCTCCGCGAGGTCGCGGACGCGCGGGTTATCCTCAATGTTGGCCTCGGACGC
Protein-coding sequences here:
- the rpsD gene encoding 30S ribosomal protein S4, yielding MGRYTGPVCRQCRQVGEKLYLKGERCYTPRCAIEKRRNTPGASRPSRRRPSDYAVRLREKQKLRYTYGLREHQFLRNVVQAQKRPGITGQYLLQLLERRLDNVIYRLNFSDSRAQARQMVLHGHYTVNGRKVDIPSFVVKAGDEIGWKDSSVQREFALTIKEGIPKRTIPRWLDLDADNMKGRVTDLPEEGDVDTAVDTRLIVEFYSR
- the rpsM gene encoding 30S ribosomal protein S13, translating into MALVSGVNIPDHKRIEIALRAIYGIGATRAKEIASEANIEDNPRVRDLAEDQLSRIREVVDRQYKVEGDLRREVQMNIRRKIEIRSFQGIRHVRGLPVNGQRSRTNARTRKGPKKTVAGRRRASAKK
- the rpsK gene encoding 30S ribosomal protein S11, with the translated sequence MARRGVRRRERKSVPVGRAYIKATFNNTLVTLTDTQGGVLAWGTAGTAGYKGSRKGTAFAAGRAAEIAARKSMEHGLRRVEVYLKGPGPGREAAIRSLQGAGLMISGIRDVTPTPHNGCRPPKKRRV